The following are encoded together in the Kribbella sp. CA-293567 genome:
- a CDS encoding DUF6355 family natural product biosynthesis protein, whose protein sequence is MIGRRLATAAAVVAIGTGLTIGTAPAANAQQNGVQLKCGFDTDVLSINAYYTHCDSNTYVVIKISGTPWTPSEMCVGPGETWLGSTMNYTWAEYAGRLC, encoded by the coding sequence GTGATCGGCCGTCGGCTGGCCACCGCGGCCGCAGTCGTTGCCATCGGCACCGGCCTGACGATCGGCACCGCCCCGGCCGCGAACGCGCAGCAGAACGGCGTACAGCTGAAGTGCGGGTTCGACACGGACGTGCTGTCGATCAACGCCTACTACACGCACTGCGACTCGAACACCTACGTGGTGATCAAGATCTCGGGCACCCCTTGGACGCCCAGCGAGATGTGCGTAGGCCCCGGTGAGACCTGGCTGGGTTCGACGATGAACTACACCTGGGCCGAGTACGCGGGCCGGCTGTGCTGA